A single region of the Paenibacillus antri genome encodes:
- a CDS encoding ABC transporter permease encodes MGNLLLNENMKIYRRARTWVMIGLMIGGVLLGSFVEWYYDGRDASEATWQEQAASEKQRYLELLAEPELDAEDRTFFQDRISILDYRLAHDVRPEDGTMWEGILGSAELMVLITLFTVIVAGDSLAGEFSAGTIKLLLIRPASRLKILVSKYLSLIVFGLLLLAILFLVSVVANGLIYRFQAVNLPLLTVDAEGVVVEKSMMATLWQTYLLNGVSTILFVTMAFMISAAFRSSAMAIGISIFALFAGAAMLELLQAYEWSKYLLFANIDLTQYLGGRPYREGMTLPFSISVLVGYFLLFNLIAWQVFTRRDVAA; translated from the coding sequence TTGGGTAATTTGCTCCTGAACGAAAATATGAAAATATACCGCCGGGCGCGCACGTGGGTCATGATCGGTTTGATGATCGGCGGCGTGCTGCTCGGAAGCTTCGTCGAGTGGTATTACGACGGCCGGGACGCCTCCGAAGCTACATGGCAAGAACAGGCGGCGTCGGAGAAGCAGCGCTACCTCGAGCTGCTCGCCGAACCGGAATTGGATGCGGAGGATCGGACGTTCTTCCAGGATCGAATTTCGATTCTCGATTATCGGCTGGCGCATGACGTTCGCCCCGAAGACGGCACGATGTGGGAAGGGATTCTCGGTTCCGCGGAGCTGATGGTCTTGATCACGTTGTTCACCGTCATCGTGGCCGGGGACAGCTTGGCCGGCGAATTTTCGGCCGGCACGATCAAGCTGCTGCTCATCCGTCCGGCGAGCCGGCTTAAGATTCTCGTCTCGAAATATTTGTCGCTGATCGTATTCGGACTTCTGCTCCTAGCGATCCTGTTTCTCGTCTCCGTCGTCGCGAATGGCTTGATTTATCGGTTCCAAGCGGTGAATCTCCCGTTATTGACCGTCGACGCCGAGGGCGTGGTCGTCGAGAAATCCATGATGGCGACATTATGGCAGACGTATTTGCTCAACGGCGTGTCGACGATCCTCTTCGTGACGATGGCGTTCATGATTTCGGCCGCGTTCCGAAGCAGCGCGATGGCGATCGGGATTTCCATCTTCGCGTTGTTTGCGGGAGCCGCCATGTTGGAGCTGCTGCAAGCCTACGAATGGAGCAAATATTTGTTGTTCGCCAATATCGATTTGACGCAGTATCTTGGCGGAAGACCGTACCGGGAAGGGATGACGTTGCCCTTTTCCATATCGGTGCTGGTCGGGTATTTCCTGTTGTTCAACTTGATCGCTTGGCAAGTATTTACGCGAAGAGACGTAGCCGCATAG
- a CDS encoding GyrI-like domain-containing protein, whose translation MKTEQDAILDRDELKLVGFSIVESLNQVMETMSVGKLRAELANRMDEIGNRVGTGMYLLQIYPQDGHWTHDVPYRHVIGYDVAGFEDIPGDMTTYTVPQGRYVKIVHQGPESQLAATYDYINKTYGVRPIDIEYWDDLDALETESGRIELFIPANR comes from the coding sequence ATGAAGACCGAACAGGACGCGATATTGGATCGGGACGAGCTTAAGCTGGTAGGGTTTTCCATCGTGGAGAGCTTGAATCAAGTGATGGAGACGATGAGCGTCGGGAAGCTGCGCGCGGAGCTGGCGAACCGGATGGATGAGATCGGGAACCGGGTCGGGACAGGGATGTATTTGCTCCAGATTTATCCGCAAGACGGTCATTGGACGCACGACGTTCCTTACCGGCATGTCATCGGCTACGATGTCGCCGGCTTCGAAGACATTCCCGGCGATATGACGACGTATACGGTGCCTCAAGGGCGATACGTCAAGATCGTCCACCAAGGTCCGGAATCGCAGCTCGCCGCTACATACGACTACATCAATAAGACGTACGGCGTCCGACCGATCGATATCGAATATTGGGACGACCTCGACGCGCTGGAGACCGAATCCGGGCGAATCGAGCTATTTATTCCGGCGAATCGTTGA
- a CDS encoding PadR family transcriptional regulator, with protein sequence MSIQYAILGILSYRSMSGYDLKKIMQDSPVFPWSGNNNQIYKSLVELLEAGLLSHEVVHQESSPSKKIYSITDAGSEALKRWARSEPEPPEWKKLFLAQLAWADVLSAAELDGLIGRYEEEVESRLRLHEERIRRASFAPARTVRESALWDMINENVLDLYRNEKAWIRKLRARLADVTK encoded by the coding sequence ATGTCGATTCAATATGCGATCTTAGGCATCCTCAGTTATCGGTCCATGAGCGGATACGATCTGAAGAAGATCATGCAAGATTCCCCGGTTTTTCCATGGTCCGGCAACAACAATCAAATTTACAAATCGTTGGTCGAGTTACTGGAAGCCGGGCTTCTGTCCCATGAGGTGGTGCATCAAGAGAGCTCGCCTTCGAAGAAAATATACTCGATCACCGACGCCGGGTCGGAAGCGTTGAAGCGATGGGCCCGTTCCGAGCCCGAACCGCCGGAGTGGAAGAAGCTGTTCCTCGCTCAACTCGCATGGGCCGACGTCTTGTCGGCGGCGGAGCTCGACGGGTTGATCGGCCGATACGAGGAGGAGGTCGAGTCGCGGCTTCGACTGCACGAGGAGCGGATCCGAAGAGCTTCCTTCGCGCCGGCGAGAACCGTCAGAGAAAGCGCGCTGTGGGACATGATCAACGAGAATGTACTTGATCTCTATCGCAACGAGAAGGCGTGGATTCGGAAATTAAGAGCCAGGCTGGCCGATGTAACGAAATAG
- a CDS encoding DUF1801 domain-containing protein: MGAREKRSGEEQVAEFLSKLEHPLKREIEEVRKLVLGTGLGFAERIKWNAPSFAIDGEDRITFQLRGEGLFRLIFHCGAKSKSREGSGRLIDDGGWLEWASDDRAIAVFTDMDDVRAKEDRLRSVVAKWVAASRG; this comes from the coding sequence ATGGGCGCGCGCGAGAAACGATCCGGAGAAGAGCAAGTAGCCGAGTTTCTATCGAAGCTCGAGCACCCGTTGAAACGGGAGATCGAAGAAGTGAGGAAGCTCGTGCTGGGGACGGGGCTCGGGTTTGCCGAGCGGATCAAGTGGAACGCGCCGAGCTTCGCGATCGACGGCGAGGATCGCATTACGTTCCAACTCCGGGGGGAAGGTCTGTTTCGGTTGATTTTTCACTGCGGCGCCAAGTCCAAGAGCCGGGAAGGCTCGGGTCGGTTGATCGACGACGGGGGCTGGTTGGAGTGGGCGTCCGACGATCGGGCGATCGCCGTATTCACGGATATGGACGACGTACGGGCGAAGGAAGACCGGCTGCGGAGCGTAGTCGCCAAGTGGGTCGCCGCAAGCAGAGGGTAA
- a CDS encoding DUF4180 domain-containing protein yields the protein MKYEFIEKDGVEYVAFLQGERELRTEQDASDLIGACFERGISRLLLHADALSEDFFRLRTGLAGAVMQKLVNYRIRTAVVVPEDRLVLGKAKEMLAELKFGNAFRSFSNEHEAAQWLARDGG from the coding sequence ATGAAATACGAGTTTATCGAGAAAGACGGAGTCGAATACGTCGCTTTCCTGCAAGGGGAACGCGAGTTGCGTACGGAGCAGGACGCGTCGGATTTGATCGGCGCGTGCTTCGAGCGGGGGATATCCCGGTTGCTGCTGCATGCGGACGCGCTGAGCGAGGACTTCTTCCGGCTTCGAACCGGCCTCGCAGGGGCCGTGATGCAGAAGCTCGTCAATTACCGCATTCGGACGGCGGTCGTCGTACCGGAGGATCGTCTCGTCCTCGGCAAGGCGAAGGAGATGTTGGCGGAGCTGAAGTTCGGCAACGCGTTCAGATCGTTCTCGAACGAGCATGAGGCGGCGCAGTGGCTCGCAAGGGACGGGGGTTGA
- a CDS encoding GntR family transcriptional regulator has protein sequence MKSDRIPLYQQIQEYIKDLIRSSGLKQGDRIPTEQELMSLFQVSKITVVNALAGLVNDGLITRVPGRGSFVNEPKPENASTDSEPTAGQGTEEWEPDRERKLIGIVMPSIDDYFAVRLIDGMRKGLREKGYQPIIQLSDGLLEREKDAIKLFMDMGVQGLLIFPVDEEQYNEEILSMKFSGFPFVLIDRYLPGVETDYIASDGRLGAELAVDYLWSLGHREIAICSDSPLQTVTVQERIEGYMNALKHKGALINPAHMITDFSLDSTADAKEHPLFRYIKNRMATAYITLNGRLGAHIYQMAEQAGLKVPEDLSILSFDDPTAIVESFTSFSHVKQFEWEIGYRAAGLLLERIQSGVGQERRGKYSKILIRPELVVRHTTGPSK, from the coding sequence ATGAAGAGCGATCGCATTCCACTGTACCAACAAATTCAAGAATATATAAAGGATCTCATCCGTTCCTCGGGGCTCAAGCAGGGCGACCGAATTCCGACGGAGCAAGAGCTGATGAGTTTATTTCAAGTGAGTAAAATCACGGTCGTGAACGCTTTGGCCGGGTTGGTCAACGACGGCTTGATCACCCGCGTGCCGGGTCGCGGCAGCTTCGTCAACGAGCCGAAGCCGGAGAACGCGTCGACCGATTCGGAGCCGACGGCCGGGCAGGGTACGGAGGAATGGGAGCCCGATCGGGAGCGGAAGCTCATCGGGATCGTAATGCCGAGCATCGACGATTATTTCGCGGTTCGGCTGATCGATGGGATGCGGAAGGGGTTGCGCGAGAAGGGATACCAGCCGATCATTCAATTGTCGGACGGCTTGTTGGAGCGGGAGAAAGATGCGATCAAGCTGTTTATGGATATGGGCGTCCAAGGCTTGTTGATTTTCCCGGTGGACGAAGAGCAGTACAACGAGGAAATCTTAAGCATGAAATTCAGCGGATTTCCGTTCGTGCTCATCGATCGTTACCTGCCCGGCGTCGAAACGGATTACATTGCGTCGGACGGGCGTCTCGGCGCGGAGCTCGCCGTGGATTATTTGTGGAGCTTGGGCCACCGCGAGATCGCGATCTGCTCCGACTCGCCGCTGCAGACGGTTACGGTGCAGGAACGGATCGAGGGGTATATGAATGCCTTAAAGCATAAGGGAGCGCTTATCAATCCCGCGCACATGATCACCGATTTCAGCTTGGATTCGACGGCAGACGCGAAGGAACATCCCCTGTTTCGTTATATTAAGAACCGGATGGCTACCGCCTATATCACTTTGAACGGAAGGCTCGGGGCGCATATTTACCAAATGGCGGAGCAGGCCGGATTGAAGGTGCCGGAGGACTTGTCGATCCTGTCGTTCGACGATCCGACGGCGATTGTAGAGAGCTTCACCTCTTTCTCGCATGTCAAACAGTTCGAATGGGAAATCGGTTATCGGGCTGCGGGACTTCTTCTTGAGCGAATTCAGTCGGGGGTTGGGCAGGAGAGGAGAGGGAAATACAGCAAAATACTGATTCGCCCGGAGCTGGTCGTTCGTCACACGACGGGTCCAAGCAAATAA
- a CDS encoding NUDIX hydrolase, giving the protein MTKIDKLAWIRLERGRVLCVRSIGKDLYYLPGGKRDAGETDAEALCREIEEELSVRLKPETIACFGAFEAQADGKAEGVTVKMCCYTADFDGRLSPASEIEEMAWLSYEERERVSLAGRIVFDSLRGKSWI; this is encoded by the coding sequence TTGACGAAGATCGATAAGCTTGCATGGATTCGCCTGGAGCGAGGACGCGTCTTGTGCGTGCGTTCCATTGGGAAGGACCTTTATTACTTGCCCGGGGGCAAGCGGGACGCCGGGGAGACGGATGCCGAAGCGCTCTGCAGGGAGATCGAAGAAGAGCTGTCCGTTCGACTGAAGCCGGAGACGATCGCCTGCTTCGGGGCGTTCGAGGCGCAGGCGGACGGGAAGGCGGAGGGGGTTACAGTCAAGATGTGCTGCTACACGGCGGATTTCGACGGACGCTTAAGCCCCGCTTCGGAGATCGAAGAGATGGCCTGGCTGTCGTACGAAGAGCGGGAGCGGGTATCCCTCGCGGGTCGGATCGTGTTCGACAGTCTTCGCGGGAAAAGTTGGATATAA
- a CDS encoding macrolide 2'-phosphotransferase, with product MTATAKKEEMIALAERNGLRLAASSVEINESGMDFLVAFAKEETGAEWVLRKPRRSDAWERAENERKALSFLRGKLPVEVPDWRICTPELIAYPLLGGAPIGTVDPAGGGYVWKVDQQALPVSFFDSLAKMLASLHGIDQAEAAAAGVRVKRPAEARAAFADNMREIGNAFDIPEKLQARWDAWLAADSYWPAHSTLNHGDLHPPHILVDDSAKVTGLIDWTEAECADPGKDFVIYFALFGEEGLRDLLKRYESHGGKVWPRMAEHIAEQWAAYPALVAKFALTTGRESDMEMARGMIAHFAAQ from the coding sequence ATGACGGCAACGGCAAAGAAAGAAGAAATGATCGCTCTCGCGGAACGGAACGGGTTGAGACTGGCGGCGAGCAGCGTGGAGATCAACGAGTCGGGAATGGATTTCCTCGTCGCGTTCGCGAAGGAGGAGACGGGCGCGGAGTGGGTGCTGCGCAAGCCGAGGCGATCCGACGCGTGGGAGCGCGCGGAGAACGAACGGAAGGCGCTGTCTTTCCTTCGCGGGAAGCTTCCGGTCGAGGTGCCGGACTGGCGAATTTGCACGCCGGAGCTGATCGCGTATCCGCTGCTTGGAGGCGCGCCGATCGGAACGGTCGATCCCGCGGGCGGCGGGTACGTCTGGAAGGTAGATCAGCAGGCGCTGCCGGTAAGCTTCTTCGACTCCTTGGCGAAGATGCTCGCTTCGCTGCACGGGATCGATCAAGCCGAGGCGGCGGCGGCCGGCGTACGGGTGAAGCGTCCGGCGGAGGCGCGCGCGGCGTTCGCCGACAATATGAGGGAAATCGGGAATGCCTTCGATATTCCCGAAAAGCTTCAAGCGCGTTGGGATGCATGGCTGGCCGCGGATTCTTATTGGCCGGCGCATTCGACGTTGAACCACGGCGATTTGCACCCGCCGCATATTCTAGTTGACGATTCGGCGAAGGTGACGGGCTTGATCGATTGGACGGAGGCGGAATGCGCCGATCCGGGGAAGGACTTCGTTATCTACTTCGCGCTCTTCGGCGAGGAAGGCCTCCGGGATCTGTTGAAACGGTACGAGTCGCACGGAGGCAAGGTTTGGCCGCGGATGGCGGAGCATATCGCGGAGCAGTGGGCCGCGTACCCGGCGCTCGTCGCGAAGTTCGCGCTGACGACGGGCCGAGAGTCCGACATGGAGATGGCGAGAGGCATGATCGCGCACTTCGCCGCGCAATAA
- a CDS encoding GxGYxYP domain-containing protein, producing MIRKLTTTCVALLCTASMSLGASAATDPTPSNGSVIWPKGQALPTFAEPKHLDVADVYDAPGDDKLLLATLQGIVNRTEPRVYLIENVEEGRTTWLNDLQVPYRMHDDYWAVVDKYIDEVQGMVVYDPEVPDSINVATTLAGLKNAVVAGPELAERLQAAPYDLDIIEDLRGKFEDRMDAYTWQYENLWSQTTHRMLIGLSPDTSVRIPPGLPASFETILEEPTQERDAANRNSYEIDLSTFLGQESVYLRFDDAFPQDGWGPAVHQVTVEADGQVIAQFVPGTPEEEPFLYDRQNSQVSSGSGGHRFADNGRYFTYEFTPPSGTTTLTATVDMWNQFKVSAGNIRPPSSERKEPYGYLRDYAVANQAMVFWLESNVPEEKALLENILSDVEPGTPYLGWFSNDVAGEFSSVEIVSNYGVYVLAADWFSNLTVFSGTKIQPVAANPTKAPALENKIYVTYTFSEGDNFQYNQHRMRILWDDPARGEVPINWTSSPLLHDGAPAILNYFRETATDNDLIIAGPSGAGYFYPTPWPDETFPGFLKDTYSYLKKTGMTIPYVLNRVNGENVPLSESEAAAYEEEYKVPGLFLSWENRHGVEVLNGTLPVSTIQGISTAQDGKNILDEAKADWDGQSPLFVSLGLLAWSMTPTDVAALTSSLGPEYEVVRADHYFSLIREAYGLPKK from the coding sequence ATGATTCGAAAACTTACGACGACTTGCGTGGCGCTCCTATGCACGGCTTCTATGTCGCTCGGCGCATCCGCCGCTACGGATCCGACGCCGTCGAACGGCTCGGTCATTTGGCCGAAGGGGCAGGCGCTGCCGACCTTCGCGGAACCGAAGCATCTGGACGTCGCAGACGTGTACGACGCTCCCGGAGACGACAAGCTTCTTCTGGCCACGCTGCAAGGCATCGTGAATCGGACGGAGCCGAGAGTGTATTTGATCGAAAACGTCGAGGAAGGCCGAACGACCTGGCTGAACGACCTTCAAGTGCCCTACCGCATGCACGACGATTACTGGGCCGTCGTGGACAAATACATCGATGAAGTCCAAGGCATGGTCGTCTACGACCCTGAGGTGCCGGACTCGATCAACGTCGCGACAACGCTCGCCGGCTTGAAGAACGCCGTCGTCGCCGGACCCGAATTGGCGGAACGGTTGCAGGCGGCGCCGTACGATCTAGATATCATCGAGGATTTACGCGGGAAGTTCGAGGATCGCATGGACGCTTATACGTGGCAATACGAAAACTTATGGAGCCAGACGACGCACAGAATGCTCATCGGCTTAAGCCCGGATACATCGGTTCGCATCCCTCCCGGCTTGCCCGCTTCCTTCGAGACGATTCTCGAGGAACCGACGCAGGAGCGCGACGCCGCCAACCGGAATTCGTACGAGATCGACCTGTCGACCTTCTTAGGGCAAGAATCGGTATACCTTCGGTTCGACGATGCCTTCCCGCAGGACGGCTGGGGACCGGCCGTTCACCAAGTGACCGTCGAGGCGGACGGCCAAGTGATCGCGCAATTCGTTCCCGGAACTCCGGAAGAGGAGCCGTTCCTGTACGACCGGCAAAATTCTCAGGTATCCTCCGGCTCGGGCGGCCACCGTTTCGCGGACAACGGCCGTTATTTCACGTACGAATTCACGCCGCCTTCCGGCACGACTACGCTGACCGCCACCGTCGACATGTGGAACCAGTTCAAGGTGTCCGCCGGCAATATCCGGCCGCCTTCCTCCGAACGCAAAGAACCGTACGGCTATCTTCGCGATTACGCCGTCGCCAACCAAGCCATGGTGTTCTGGCTGGAGTCGAACGTACCGGAAGAGAAGGCGCTCCTCGAGAACATATTATCCGACGTCGAACCGGGCACTCCGTACTTGGGCTGGTTCAGCAACGATGTCGCCGGCGAATTCAGCTCCGTGGAAATCGTGTCCAACTACGGCGTCTATGTATTAGCCGCGGATTGGTTCAGTAACCTGACCGTCTTCTCCGGAACGAAGATCCAACCTGTGGCAGCGAACCCGACGAAGGCGCCTGCGCTCGAAAACAAAATATACGTAACGTATACCTTCAGCGAGGGAGACAACTTCCAATACAATCAGCACCGAATGCGCATTCTGTGGGACGATCCGGCTCGCGGCGAGGTGCCGATCAACTGGACATCGAGCCCCCTGCTGCACGACGGCGCCCCGGCGATCCTGAATTATTTCCGGGAGACGGCGACGGATAACGATCTGATCATCGCGGGTCCGTCCGGCGCAGGTTATTTCTACCCGACGCCGTGGCCCGACGAGACGTTCCCCGGCTTCCTGAAGGATACGTATTCTTACTTGAAAAAGACGGGCATGACCATCCCGTATGTCCTTAACCGGGTGAACGGCGAGAACGTGCCGCTTAGCGAATCGGAGGCGGCCGCATATGAGGAAGAGTACAAGGTTCCGGGACTGTTCCTGAGCTGGGAAAACCGACACGGCGTCGAAGTATTGAACGGGACGCTTCCCGTGTCCACGATCCAGGGCATTAGTACCGCGCAGGACGGAAAGAACATCCTGGACGAGGCCAAAGCCGATTGGGACGGACAATCTCCGCTGTTCGTATCGCTCGGTCTGCTGGCTTGGAGCATGACGCCGACGGATGTCGCCGCGCTCACTTCGTCTCTCGGACCGGAATACGAGGTCGTGCGGGCGGACCATTACTTCTCGCTCATTCGCGAAGCGTACGGTCTGCCGAAGAAGTAA